The Xiphophorus couchianus chromosome 14, X_couchianus-1.0, whole genome shotgun sequence genome includes a region encoding these proteins:
- the tdrd7b gene encoding tudor domain-containing protein 7B isoform X2, producing MILPTRFQKEMQAHLSRNSQQTGPPVNLNESFRPGRGNPYNPQQVQSRIREILAKYSNGFWVSKLPQIYRELYRQDLPSEAIKDLETWTHICIVEKTCGSNSSELLLYPATEQTNTPVPSQTVNSITSPAEASPVQKRPHINPLAQSGSRSPQSPRSSPSSQSSPSPQSSSWSPSPPSSPAVLSPDLKQRLEELLMKYSSGLWAHALPKLFQDTYKIKLPGYVLKNLDLLSDICTINYPMSDNPQRAILYRRSSVRGEDENCNRRSSSASEEELNVRTELRRSLSNHKVPTLQIPKEEYPSVLVMEATNTNTVILRYIGEGYSVAQDSMEDEMREYYGLDKSQQAPLSSTSSGQLVAVRAEEEEEILRAQICEVMSDKVKVYYVDHGFSEVISKSKVLELHEKFFKLPFQATKCKLAGLEPFCQEPLVLKTFEAMASGRILLAEILERGPIPLVVLYDTSQDDDVNINAACMKSLQDKTLASPLQVNSSYMNVTVSSVCSDGTIYCQLPSRGLTKLNEILKKIENYFHTQVTSEFLVSRPFCGKECLARYKGKWSRVEITNLHGSRVLDILFVDVGVQASVEVFELREIPPLFLHDLVSIPPQAVKCCLADLAVSVGSWSSDAVQWLREKVLNTSDWSMKVAKVDETKHCVCVHLFTDKNFLDPSRSLNHQMAQSDLFKQQPDVFLISHSPTKISTNPFSSKTSSSSDSTSGSPTSASVPAKPHPRRTLSGPKEGGNTASTSPPGTPSSPSGLLQLPPLLELPPVGHNMDVYVSVACHPGHFVLQPWRDMYKLVVLMGEMILSYNKTEEKPFKVEKNQIYAAKIENNWHRVLVKGVLTNGLVSVYELDYGKHELVSCSQLRTLTKKFRQLPYQGIQAQLAGVKQRLWSEEASIVFRNHVEKKPLVAQLEATQDAVNPWDRKLSVFLADTSHEEHDVWIHDIMAEFADEQSNEL from the exons ATGATCCTCCCGACACGGTTTCAGAAGGAGATGCAAGCTCACCTTTCCAGAAATTCACAACAGACCGGCC CACCGGTGAATCTAAACGAGAGCTTTAGGCCGGGCAGAGGAAACCCCTACAACCCTCAGCAGGTTCAGAGTCGCATCAGAGAGATTTTGGCCAAGTACAGCAATGGCTTCTGGGTGTCCAAACTGCCTCAGATCTACAGAGAGCTGTACAGACAGGACCTGCCCTCAGAGGCCATCAAAGACCTGGAGACCTGGACCCACATATGCATT gtgGAGAAAACCTGTGGCAGTAACTCTTCAGAGCTGCTCCTCTACCCCGCCACGGAACAGACCAACACACCCGTCCCTTCCCAGACCGTCAACTCCATCACCTCACCTGCTGAAGCCTCCCCAGTCCAAAAGAGGCCCCACATCAACCCTCTGGCTCAATCTGGCTCCCGGTCTCCCCAGTCTCCCCGGTCTTCCCCATCCTCCCAGTCTTCCCCGTCTCCCCAGTCTTCCTCTTGGTCTCCCAGCCCTCCTTCCTCCCCGGCAGTCCTCAGCCCTGATCTGAAGCAGagactggaggagctgctgatgAAGTACTCCAGTGGTCTGTGGGCTCATGCACTGCCCAAGCTCTTCCAGGACACATACAAA ATTAAACTGCCCGGATATGTGCTGAAGAACCTTGACCTCCTCTCCGACATTTGCACCATCAACTATCCGATGTCTGACAACCCCCAGCGGGCCATCCTGTACAGGCGGAGCAGCGTCAGAGGGGAGGATGAGAACTGCAATAGGAGGAGCTCGTCCGCCAGCGAAGAGGAGCTGAATGTGAGGACTGAGCTGAGGAGGAGTCTCAGCAACCACAAGGTGCCGACTCTGCAGATCCCCAAGGAGGAATATCCCTCCGTTCTGGTGATGGAGGCCACCAACACCAACACTGTTATACTGAG GTACATCGGCGAGGGGTACTCGGTGGCGCAGGACTCCATGGAGGACGAGATGAGGGAGTATTATGGCTTAGACAAAAGCCAGCAAGCCCCTCTGTCTTCTACTTCCTCCGGCCAACTCGTCGCAGTCCgggctgaggaagaggaggagatccTGAGGGCACAAATATGTGAAGTCATGTCTGACAAAGTCAAG GTTTACTATGTGGATCACGGCTTCTCAGAGGTGATCAGTAAAAGCAAAGTGTTGGAGCTGCATGAGAAGTTTTTCAAGCTGCCTTTCCAGGCAACCAAGTGTAAGCTAGCAG GCCTGGAGCCGTTCTGTCAGGAGCCCTTGGTTCTGAAGACGTTTGAGGCGATGGCGAGTGGACGGATCCTCCTGGCTGAAATCTTAGAGCGAGGTCCCATCCCTCTGGTGGTCCTGTACGACACGTCTCAGGACGATGACGTGAACATCAATGCTGCCTGCATGAAATCCCTACAGGACAAGACGCTGGCGAGTCCGTTGCAG GTGAACAGCTCCTATATGAATGTGACCGTCAGCAGCGTTTGCTCCGATGGGACCATTTACTGCCAGCTTCCCTCCAGAGGACTCACTAAGCTGAATGAGATATTGAAGAAAATAGAGAATTACTTCCACACACAG GTGACGTCAGAGTTTCTGGTATCCAGGCCTTTTTGTGGGAAAGAATGTCTGGCTCGCTATAAAGGCAAATGGTCTCGTGTTGAG ATCACCAACCTGCACGGCAGCAGAGTGTTGGACATCCTGTTCGTAGACGTGGGCGTCCAGGCTTCCGTAGAGGTGTTTGAGCTCAGAGAGATCCCGCCACTGTTCCTCCATGACCTCGTCTCCATCCCACCTCAG GCTGTGAAGTGCTGCCTAGCAGACCTGGCGGTCAGTGTGGGGTCCTGGTCTTCAGACGCTGTCCAGTGGCTTCGAGAGAAAGTGTTAAACACCTCGGACTGGAGCATGAAG GTTGCCAAAGTGGATGAAACCAAGCACTGCGTCTGTGTCCACCTGTTCACCGACAAGAACTTCCTCGACCCGTCCCGCAGCCTCAACCACCAGATGGCCCAGTCCGACCTGTTCAAGCAGCAACCAGATGTCTTCCTGATCAGCCACAG CCCGACCAAGATTTCCACAAACCCGTTTTCCTCCAAGACCTCAAGCAGCAGTGACTCCACCAGTGGCAGTCCGACGTCGGCTTCTGTCCCAGCCAAGCCTCATCCCAGGAGGACGCTGTCAGGACCTAAAGAAGGAGGAAACACAGCGTCCACCAGCCCTCCTGGAACACCATCATCACCTTCAGGCCTCCTCCAGCTGCCGCCGCTGCTAGAGCTACCGCCAGTCG GACACAATATGGATGTGTACGTGTCTGTGGCGTGTCATCCAGGACACTTTGTGCTGCAGCCCTGGAGAGACATGTACAAACTGGTGGTGCTGATGGGAGAAATGATACTTTCCTACAATAAAACTGAGGAGAAACCATTTAAAGTGGAAAAGAATCAGATTTATGCTGCTAAAATTGAAAACAA TTGGCACCGTGTGTTGGTGAAGGGAGTTCTGACCAATGGACTGGTTTCTGTTTATGAGCTGGACTATGGTAAACATGAGCTGGTCAGCTGCAGTCAGCTCCGGACGCTGACCAAGAAGTTCAGACAGCTGCCGTACCAGGGCATCCAGGCACAGCTGGCTG GAGTGAAGCAGCGGCTGTGGTCAGAGGAAGCCTCCATCGTTTTCAGGAACCATGTGGAGAAGAAACCTCTGGTGGCCCAGCTAGAGGCCACGCAAGACGCCGTCAACCCATGGGACAGGAAGCTGAGCGTCTTCCTGGCGGACACCTCGCACGAGGAACATGACGTCTGGATTCACGACATCATGGCTGAGTTTGCAGATGAGCAGAGCAACGAGCTGTAG
- the LOC114157367 gene encoding calcium-binding protein 2-like isoform X2 produces MSKAADRTSSTTSADSALGDGKDGGSKTSTATNSPSGSVSETPKKSSKKAKKNTESMNKVYNSILNSVFGADRDLAQAEIDELQEAFKEFDYDQDGYLNYKDVAECMRTMGYMPTEMELLEIVQQIKMRMGGLMDFEDFTELMGPRMMGETTNMLGLKELQSAFLQFDLDGDGKINQDEMKEALKSLLGEKLKKGELEEILKELDVNADGSIDFEEFVMMLSIH; encoded by the exons ATGTCCAAAGCAGCAGACAGGACCTCTTCCACAACGTCCGCCGATTCAGCCTTAGGAGACGG CAAAGATGGTGGCTCTAAGACTAGCACAGCCACAAACTCCCCATCGGGTTCAGTTTCTGAGACACCAAAGAAATCCTCAAAGAAGGccaagaaaaacacagagagcaTGAACAAAGTCTACAACTCCATCCTCAACAGTGTTTTTGGGGCC GACAGAGACCTCGCTCAGGCGGAAATAGACG AGTTGCAGGAAGCCTTCAAAGAGTTCGACTACGACCAGGACGGCTATCTGAACTACAAAGACGTGGCTGAATGCATGAGGACCATGGGATACATGCCCACCGAGATGGAGCTGCTGGAGATCGTACAACAGATCAAGATGAGAA TGGGCGGGTTAATGGACTTTGAAGATTTTACCGAATTGATGGGACCGAGGATGATGGGAGAAACCACAAACATGCTGGGACTCAAGGAACTCCAGTCAGCATTTTTACAG TTTGACTTGGATGGAGATGGAAAGATAAACCAGGACGAGATGAAAGAAGCTCTGAAAAGTCTTCTGGGGGAGAAGCTGAAGAAGGGAGAGCTGGAGGAGATCCTGAAGGAGCTGGACGTTAATGCAGACGGAAGCATCGACTTTGAAG agtTTGTGATGATGCTTTCTATTCACTGA
- the LOC114157367 gene encoding calcium-binding protein 2-like isoform X1, with translation MSKAADRTSSTTSADSALGDGKDGGSKTSTATNSPSGSVSETPKKSSKKAKKNTESMNKVYNSILNSVFGADRDLAQAEIDELQEAFKEFDYDQDGYLNYKDVAECMRTMGYMPTEMELLEIVQQIKMRMGGLMDFEDFTELMGPRMMGETTNMLGLKELQSAFLQFDLDGDGKINQDEMKEALKSLLGEKLKKGELEEILKELDVNADGSIDFEGERSSNFPFSIRAGRGHNSDSVFRSVSFSEFVMMLSIH, from the exons ATGTCCAAAGCAGCAGACAGGACCTCTTCCACAACGTCCGCCGATTCAGCCTTAGGAGACGG CAAAGATGGTGGCTCTAAGACTAGCACAGCCACAAACTCCCCATCGGGTTCAGTTTCTGAGACACCAAAGAAATCCTCAAAGAAGGccaagaaaaacacagagagcaTGAACAAAGTCTACAACTCCATCCTCAACAGTGTTTTTGGGGCC GACAGAGACCTCGCTCAGGCGGAAATAGACG AGTTGCAGGAAGCCTTCAAAGAGTTCGACTACGACCAGGACGGCTATCTGAACTACAAAGACGTGGCTGAATGCATGAGGACCATGGGATACATGCCCACCGAGATGGAGCTGCTGGAGATCGTACAACAGATCAAGATGAGAA TGGGCGGGTTAATGGACTTTGAAGATTTTACCGAATTGATGGGACCGAGGATGATGGGAGAAACCACAAACATGCTGGGACTCAAGGAACTCCAGTCAGCATTTTTACAG TTTGACTTGGATGGAGATGGAAAGATAAACCAGGACGAGATGAAAGAAGCTCTGAAAAGTCTTCTGGGGGAGAAGCTGAAGAAGGGAGAGCTGGAGGAGATCCTGAAGGAGCTGGACGTTAATGCAGACGGAAGCATCGACTTTGAAGGTGAGAGGTCATCAAACTTTCCATTTTCCATCAGAGCTGGCCGAGGACACAATTCTGACTCCGTGTTTCgttctgtttcattttcagagtTTGTGATGATGCTTTCTATTCACTGA
- the tmem88b gene encoding transmembrane protein 88b, with amino-acid sequence MSLSSTLEKGAHHQALDLSEELPPHLHHHSNHQQHLHHSNSLASTTAVGGGRETPSRVVIPPPYSAAESGVVGSEAPLELRGSLDCWACSVLVTAQNLVIAAINACLAAVVFGTILTPAIVMVVFGFLCHSTVRPHGTTPYCSDLLTDGGCVALLVVGFLLVTPLLVLALAAYCRLARHLQLGLCFIPYSRAVYKNLPATQHRGLGTGCCGGRNGGESGGKGKVWV; translated from the exons ATGAGTCTGAGCAGCACTCTGGAGAAGGGGGCCCACCACCAGGCCCTGGACCTTTCCGAGGAGCTGCCGCCTCACCTCCATCACCACTCCAACCACCAGCAGCATCTCCACCATTCCAACTCCCTGGCATCCACCACCGCTGTGGGCGGAGGTAGAGAAACCCCGTCGCGTGTGGTCATACCTCCTCCATATTCCGCTGCCGAGAGTGGCGTTGTGGGGAGCGAGGCCCCTCTGGAGCTACGTGGGTCGCTGGACTGCTGGGCCTGCTCGGTGCTGGTGACGGCCCAGAACCTGGTGATTGCCGCCATCAACGCTTGCCTCGCCGCCGTTGTGTTCGGCACTATCCTGACCCCGGCCATCGTCATGGTGGTGTTCGGCTTCCTGTGTCACTCTACG GTTCGCCCCCACGGCACGACCCCCTACTGCTCCGACCTGCTGACTGACGGCGGCTGCGTGGCTCTGCTGGTGGTGGGCTTCCTCCTGGTCACCCCTCTGCTGGTCCTGGCGTTGGCCGCGTACTGCCGTCTGGCCCGACACCTCCAGCTGGGCCTGTGCTTCATCCCGTACAGCCGGGCCGTGTACAAGAACCTGCCGGCCACCCAGCACCGCGGCCTGGGCACCGGCTGCTGCGGCGGCAGAAACGGAGGCGAGAGCGGCGGGAAGGGAAAGGTCTGGGTTTGA